A window of the Henckelia pumila isolate YLH828 chromosome 3, ASM3356847v2, whole genome shotgun sequence genome harbors these coding sequences:
- the LOC140892877 gene encoding uncharacterized protein, with amino-acid sequence MSSWIPSLFHPNHSCDPDSNYDNPTSPTCSSPITAASTVKVDLSGVCRGVAAFIAPREGSPSSVVSSRSVDAIAGIKNDLAEIRGSFKSGLALISSKLTSNFFHLKGQLDDEDYGEEEDAVGITEEVVDFARKLSTRPELWVDFPVSLADDFHMSDYQRDHAADIDYLVPELATLRRKISSQISEWKFWIIYFILLFPRLSEEDLKFLSSPQVIEAREAILKKLQNRSNTMQETSENHSKNSETNHGIDKGHIISEGGKSYMQHTISFSDLEDDYYCLSEKILGSRLSNSDKGEANEWIQLNENSGDQASKKKAGQSSLPDKESGSEDSNDWLAVDENDFDNLGVI; translated from the exons ATGTCATCTTGGATTCCTTCCCTTTTCCACCCCAATCATAGCTGCGATCCCGACTCCAATTACGACAATCCCACCTCACCTACATGTTCTTCGCCCATAACTGCTGCATCCACCGTGAAGGTTGATCTCTCCGGTGTGTGCCGCGGTGTCGCCGCCTTTATTGCTCCGCGGGAAGGGAGTCCGAGTTCGGTGGTCTCTTCTCGTTCTGTGGATGCAATTGCCGGGATTAAGAATGATTTGGCGGAAATTCGGGGCTCTTTTAAATCAGGTCTCGCTTTAATTTCCTCCAAGCTTACCTCCAATTTCTTTCACTTAAAAGGACAACTCGATGATGAGGATTATGGTGAGGAGGAGGATGCAGTGGGAATTACAGAAGAAGTGGTGGATTTTGCAAGGAAACTATCTACACGGCCAGAATTGTGGGTTGATTTTCCTGTCTCTTTAGCAGATG ACTTTCATATGTCAGACTATCAAAGAGATCATGCTGCAGATATCGACTATTTGGTGCCTGAGCTTGCGACACTAAGGCGGAAAATTTCCAGTCAAATTAGTGAATGGAAATTTTGgattatctattttattttactttttccCAGATTAAGTGAGGAAGACTTGAAGTTTCTTTCATCCCCACAG GTCATTGAAGCTAGAGAGGCTATCTTAAAGAAACTGCAAAATAGAAGTAACACGATGCAAGAAACATCAGAAAACCACTCCAAGAATTCCGAGACTAACCATGGGATTGATAAAGGGCATATTATCTCGGAAGGAGGTAAAAGCTACATGCAGCACACGATCTCATTTAGTGATTTGGAAGATGACTACTACTGCCTATCAGAAAAGATTTTGGGATCTAGACTATCGAACAGCGACAAGGGTGAAGCCAATGAATGGATTCAATTAAATGAGAACTCTGGAGATCAAGCCAGCAAAAAAAAGGCTGGTCAATCTTCTTTACCTGATAAAGAATCAGGGAGTGAAGATTCAAATGATTGGCTTGCCGTCGAtgaaaatgattttgacaattTGGGGGTAATCTGA